One genomic region from Flavobacterium lindanitolerans encodes:
- a CDS encoding helix-turn-helix domain-containing protein has product MTNFTTLKTIDLEKTGIRKLSISDILEILGDVPQSEGLHVYMGKGAITTIPFPYPYRSDNFSVMLILSGTMKLQLDLISHTANPNDLIIISPRTINHILEIGGNLELIAVSFTLDFARQSNRNKNEIDAFEFFASKAIPKLTFSEEECRNFIFLARLLMQENIEKNHEPYSDEVLHHTFSLLMYIVASRYKKENSGLKPELSRQEELTLKFLKLLDTHFKQQRSVQFYADSLCVTSGHLTKILKEVSGKTAGELIEEALLLEARILLSDPMLTIAQIADELRFSDQSSFGKSFKKNIGLSPTEYRRKNSR; this is encoded by the coding sequence ATGACTAACTTTACGACACTAAAGACGATTGATTTGGAAAAAACAGGCATCCGAAAGCTCTCAATCAGCGATATTCTGGAAATATTAGGTGATGTCCCGCAATCCGAAGGGCTCCATGTTTATATGGGAAAAGGTGCCATTACAACCATTCCGTTTCCTTATCCGTATCGCTCTGATAATTTTTCGGTGATGCTCATCCTTTCCGGAACGATGAAACTCCAACTGGACCTTATCTCCCATACTGCCAATCCAAATGACCTGATTATTATTTCGCCAAGAACCATCAACCATATCCTTGAAATTGGTGGGAATCTTGAACTGATTGCCGTTAGCTTTACGTTAGATTTTGCCCGGCAATCCAATCGGAATAAAAATGAAATCGATGCCTTTGAGTTCTTTGCTTCAAAAGCCATCCCTAAGCTTACCTTTAGTGAGGAGGAATGCCGGAATTTTATTTTTCTGGCCCGTTTACTTATGCAGGAAAACATTGAAAAGAACCATGAGCCCTATAGCGATGAAGTGCTTCACCATACCTTTAGCCTGCTTATGTATATAGTAGCTTCACGCTATAAAAAAGAAAACTCCGGACTAAAACCGGAACTGTCCCGTCAGGAAGAACTCACCTTAAAATTTCTCAAATTGCTTGACACCCATTTCAAACAGCAGCGCAGCGTGCAGTTCTATGCCGATTCGCTCTGTGTTACGAGCGGACATCTTACCAAAATTCTAAAAGAAGTTTCCGGAAAAACAGCCGGAGAACTGATAGAAGAAGCCCTCCTTTTGGAAGCGCGCATACTGCTGTCTGACCCTATGCTGACCATTGCCCAAATAGCAGACGAACTCCGGTTTAGCGACCAATCTTCCTTTGGAAAATCTTTTAAGAAAAACATAGGGCTTTCGCCCACAGAATACCGTAGAAAAAACAGCCGGTAG
- a CDS encoding ankyrin repeat domain-containing protein, which yields MKKLLSLLFLVTVSAIAQNKGPKDVFDTARYGTVEEIKALAAKNPDTINKVNAMGFTPLILACYRGNLTVAEYLTENVNNINYSSSSGTALAAVAVKGNIKLAEALLKKKADPNIADAAGMTPLLYAIQFKNKELIELLLRYKADKTQKDKQGKAPFEYAVDTRNQEIINLFKN from the coding sequence ATGAAAAAACTTTTATCACTCCTGTTTCTCGTTACTGTTTCTGCCATTGCGCAAAACAAGGGCCCAAAAGATGTTTTCGATACTGCCCGTTATGGCACTGTTGAAGAAATAAAGGCATTGGCTGCCAAAAATCCGGATACAATCAATAAAGTCAATGCGATGGGATTTACACCATTGATTCTTGCCTGTTACAGGGGCAATCTGACCGTGGCAGAATACCTGACCGAAAACGTAAACAATATTAATTACAGCAGTTCCAGCGGTACAGCACTGGCCGCGGTTGCCGTAAAAGGAAATATCAAACTGGCAGAAGCCCTGCTGAAAAAAAAGGCCGACCCGAATATTGCCGATGCCGCCGGAATGACACCGCTGCTTTATGCTATACAATTCAAGAATAAGGAACTTATTGAATTGTTACTGCGTTACAAGGCAGATAAGACACAAAAAGACAAACAGGGCAAGGCGCCTTTTGAATATGCCGTAGATACCAGAAATCAAGAAATCATTAACCTATTTAAAAACTAA
- a CDS encoding OB-fold protein produces MNRKKCIWFIGIILLIICGAYLYNGVLYKEARNIAEEKPAFRLSSLQLLSNYKANMSVSDSSYLNKTLEISGKVTQISDSLLTLDSGISCSFAKNLAPDIHGKEITLKGRCIGFDELMEEVKLDQCILIQ; encoded by the coding sequence ATGAACAGAAAAAAATGTATATGGTTTATAGGTATAATCCTGCTGATTATCTGCGGAGCTTATCTCTATAACGGTGTCCTGTATAAAGAAGCCCGTAACATTGCGGAAGAAAAACCGGCATTCCGGCTTTCTTCTTTGCAATTGCTCAGTAACTACAAAGCAAATATGTCCGTATCGGATTCAAGCTACCTGAACAAAACACTTGAAATCAGCGGAAAAGTGACCCAGATTTCCGATTCATTATTAACCCTTGATTCCGGCATATCCTGCAGTTTTGCCAAAAACTTAGCTCCAGATATTCACGGCAAGGAAATAACCCTGAAAGGAAGATGTATTGGTTTTGATGAACTGATGGAAGAAGTAAAACTAGACCAATGTATCCTAATACAATAA
- a CDS encoding glycoside hydrolase family 130 protein, whose amino-acid sequence MRDIANRFPENPLLSPKDLLASNSQFQVICLLNPGVFIYENKIWLIVRVAENISQKEGSVFFPVVDESGEIEILEILLDDPHLIANDARVINYKGNDYLTTLSHLRLLCSDDGIRFKEPEGYPILSGIGYQEKFGVEDCRVSKIDNIYYLTYTAVSNNGVGVGLRTTINWKDFEQKGMIFPPHNKDCAIFEERINGKYYALHRPSSKEIGGNYIWIAESPDGLHWGNHQCILKTRENHWDSARVGAGAAPIKTERGWLEIYHGANAENFYCLGAFLMELGNPSKVISRTVEPIMVPTETYETNGFFGGVVFTNGHIIEGDRLTIYYGAADEFVCGAHFSIREILSLLE is encoded by the coding sequence ATGAGAGATATTGCCAACCGTTTTCCTGAAAATCCGTTACTAAGCCCTAAAGACCTGTTGGCCAGCAACAGCCAGTTTCAGGTAATCTGCCTGCTCAATCCGGGTGTTTTTATTTATGAAAATAAAATCTGGCTCATTGTGAGGGTTGCCGAAAATATCAGCCAAAAAGAAGGTTCTGTTTTCTTCCCTGTCGTGGATGAATCCGGAGAAATTGAAATTCTTGAAATACTGCTGGACGACCCACATCTTATTGCTAATGATGCCAGGGTAATCAATTATAAAGGAAATGACTATTTAACCACCCTTTCTCATCTTAGGCTCTTGTGCAGTGATGACGGTATCCGTTTTAAGGAACCTGAAGGTTATCCAATCTTATCGGGAATAGGATATCAGGAAAAATTTGGTGTTGAAGATTGCAGGGTCAGCAAAATAGACAATATTTACTACCTGACCTATACTGCCGTTTCAAACAATGGCGTTGGTGTTGGTTTGCGGACTACAATCAATTGGAAAGATTTTGAACAGAAAGGAATGATTTTTCCACCCCATAATAAAGACTGTGCTATTTTTGAAGAACGCATCAATGGCAAATATTACGCCCTGCACCGTCCTAGCAGTAAGGAAATTGGAGGTAATTACATCTGGATAGCCGAATCGCCAGACGGACTGCATTGGGGAAATCACCAATGTATTCTCAAAACCAGAGAAAATCATTGGGATAGCGCCAGAGTTGGTGCCGGTGCTGCTCCAATTAAGACAGAACGCGGATGGCTGGAAATCTATCATGGCGCCAATGCCGAAAACTTCTATTGTCTGGGTGCTTTCCTAATGGAACTGGGCAATCCTTCAAAAGTAATATCCCGAACTGTCGAACCCATAATGGTTCCAACAGAAACTTATGAAACCAATGGCTTTTTTGGTGGCGTAGTTTTTACGAACGGCCATATTATTGAAGGAGACAGGCTGACCATTTATTATGGTGCTGCCGATGAATTTGTTTGTGGAGCCCATTTTTCAATCCGGGAAATTTTATCTTTGTTGGAATAA
- a CDS encoding PepSY-like domain-containing protein, translated as MKNTFLAALLLITASFYGQTDKKEPYSPPDEARFAFEKEFPKTNAVWRSEFDGDDGNEELYVADFTVQGTRVSAYYNLRGELQVLEHAVKPNKLPQTIQSYLKKNYPTYKIVEAARIRKTPNYYTYEVGLTSDSKFYDAVFSDAGDFLQMVEKDR; from the coding sequence ATGAAAAATACTTTTTTAGCAGCCTTATTGCTCATTACGGCCAGTTTTTATGGACAAACCGACAAAAAAGAACCTTATTCACCGCCTGACGAAGCACGTTTTGCTTTTGAAAAAGAATTTCCGAAAACAAATGCCGTATGGAGAAGCGAGTTTGACGGTGATGATGGCAATGAAGAACTGTATGTAGCAGATTTTACCGTTCAGGGCACCAGGGTTTCAGCCTATTATAATCTGAGAGGCGAACTACAGGTGTTGGAGCATGCGGTCAAACCGAACAAGTTGCCACAAACTATCCAATCTTACCTTAAAAAAAATTATCCGACCTATAAAATTGTTGAAGCCGCAAGAATACGAAAAACACCGAATTACTATACTTATGAAGTGGGACTTACCAGCGACTCAAAATTTTATGATGCCGTTTTTAGTGACGCCGGCGATTTTCTGCAAATGGTGGAGAAAGACCGCTAA
- a CDS encoding polysaccharide deacetylase family protein, with the protein MTITQKHTFILLFFLLHTGLYAQKEIAITIDDPNTTVTPKLEWQERNNALLKTLKKHHIKAALFVCGMRVADSNGRDLLKQWDDQGHMICNHSYSHLYFNSKSNSFKKFSADFNKGDSIIKPYRNYAKYFRFPYLKEGNTVEKRDSMRVFMSQTNYKNGAVTIDASDWYIDAEIAKALKENPDADLTPYKNYYIQHILDRAAYYDALAVQLFNRPVKHTLLLHHSLLNALFLDDLLTALKKKGWKLIDAQMAFKDRVFEKTPDIVPCGESIIWQCAKTTATLSQSLRYPGEDAEYEKIPLEEAVKAYKNSRN; encoded by the coding sequence ATGACAATTACCCAAAAACACACCTTCATCCTGCTGTTTTTCCTGTTACATACAGGATTATATGCCCAAAAAGAAATTGCAATTACCATAGACGACCCCAACACGACGGTTACTCCAAAATTAGAATGGCAGGAACGAAATAATGCCCTTTTGAAAACACTTAAAAAGCATCACATCAAAGCAGCATTGTTTGTGTGCGGCATGCGCGTAGCCGATTCCAACGGCAGAGATTTATTAAAGCAATGGGACGACCAGGGTCATATGATTTGCAACCATTCCTATTCGCATCTGTATTTTAATTCCAAATCCAATTCCTTTAAAAAGTTCAGCGCAGATTTTAACAAGGGCGACAGCATAATCAAACCGTACCGGAATTATGCCAAATACTTCAGATTTCCATACCTGAAAGAAGGCAATACGGTTGAAAAAAGAGATTCGATGAGAGTATTCATGTCGCAAACTAATTACAAAAATGGAGCGGTTACGATTGATGCTTCGGACTGGTATATTGATGCGGAAATAGCCAAAGCATTAAAAGAAAATCCTGATGCCGACCTCACTCCCTACAAAAACTACTATATCCAACACATCCTTGACCGCGCCGCTTATTATGATGCTCTGGCTGTTCAACTGTTCAACAGACCGGTTAAGCACACACTCCTGCTACACCATTCTTTGCTAAATGCTTTGTTTCTTGACGATTTATTAACGGCTCTCAAAAAGAAAGGATGGAAATTAATTGATGCTCAAATGGCTTTCAAAGACCGCGTTTTTGAAAAAACTCCGGATATTGTTCCTTGTGGAGAAAGCATTATCTGGCAATGTGCTAAAACAACAGCAACCCTTTCCCAATCATTGCGTTATCCGGGCGAAGATGCCGAATATGAAAAGATTCCGCTGGAAGAAGCTGTAAAAGCCTATAAAAACAGTCGGAATTAA
- a CDS encoding response regulator transcription factor yields the protein MNVLIVEDTKELAVELIDYLDKSGYVCKWVATCEEALEEVSVNQYDALLLDLGLPDGSGFDVLKSVRKAKSKMAVIVITARGELDDKINGLDLGADDYLTKPFALTELGARLYAVIRRIHGFTVNELDIHGFKIRLQDYKVSYQENAVALTKKEFDIFQYLVLNKNRVITRLQLTEHVWGDVLEVSSDSNFIDVHVRNLRKKLDKHASIEWFETVRNVGYRIIS from the coding sequence ATGAATGTCCTGATTGTAGAAGATACCAAAGAATTAGCAGTAGAGTTAATTGACTATCTTGACAAGAGTGGTTATGTCTGCAAATGGGTGGCTACTTGCGAAGAAGCTCTGGAAGAGGTTTCGGTAAACCAATATGATGCACTGTTGCTTGATTTGGGACTGCCTGACGGTAGCGGGTTTGACGTGCTGAAAAGTGTACGGAAAGCCAAATCAAAAATGGCAGTTATTGTAATTACCGCCCGTGGTGAGCTAGACGACAAAATTAACGGTCTTGATTTGGGCGCAGACGATTACCTGACCAAACCTTTTGCCCTGACGGAATTGGGTGCCCGATTGTATGCCGTAATTCGTAGAATCCACGGATTTACGGTTAATGAACTCGATATCCACGGATTCAAAATCAGGCTGCAGGATTATAAGGTAAGTTATCAGGAAAATGCCGTGGCACTGACCAAAAAAGAATTTGATATTTTTCAATATCTGGTACTGAATAAAAACCGTGTCATTACGCGGCTGCAGCTTACAGAACATGTATGGGGCGATGTGCTGGAAGTTAGTTCCGATTCTAATTTTATAGATGTTCACGTACGGAACCTGCGCAAGAAACTCGACAAACACGCTTCTATCGAATGGTTTGAAACCGTACGCAATGTAGGCTATAGAATTATAAGCTAA
- a CDS encoding YceI family protein, whose protein sequence is MKILKNKLPILLLFLLGTFSAQAQKYITKNGNVKFEASVPSFEEVAAESKSTSAVLETSTGDFAALTLMKGFRFKVALMEEHFNENYVESDKYPKATFKGKIEDFDASQITTTEKTVTITGDLTLHGKTKKVSSTAKISKSGTGFKITGNFIVKPEDFGIEIPKIVSKKVADKVTVDYNFLLNKQ, encoded by the coding sequence ATGAAAATACTAAAAAACAAATTACCGATACTGCTATTGTTTCTGTTAGGAACCTTCTCTGCACAGGCGCAGAAATATATCACCAAAAACGGAAACGTAAAATTTGAAGCTTCCGTTCCTTCATTTGAAGAGGTTGCGGCAGAAAGCAAAAGCACCTCTGCCGTTTTAGAAACTTCTACAGGAGACTTTGCCGCACTGACACTAATGAAAGGATTTCGTTTTAAAGTAGCCCTGATGGAGGAACATTTTAATGAAAATTATGTGGAATCTGACAAATATCCTAAAGCAACGTTTAAAGGCAAAATAGAAGATTTTGATGCCTCACAGATTACTACCACAGAAAAGACAGTGACCATTACAGGTGACCTTACCCTGCACGGAAAAACCAAAAAGGTATCAAGCACGGCAAAAATCTCAAAATCCGGAACCGGTTTTAAAATAACCGGCAACTTTATCGTAAAGCCTGAAGATTTTGGGATTGAAATTCCAAAGATTGTCAGCAAAAAAGTAGCCGATAAGGTTACTGTAGATTATAATTTCTTACTCAATAAGCAATAA
- a CDS encoding DoxX family protein yields MKYIPLIGRFLFSIIFMYSSIAKFSDTFVYEAAAKGIPLSYILIPLVGVLEMAAGLSILFGFMAKWGAWLIIIFLVPVTFIMHDFWTVSDPMLHQLVLMTFMKNMSIIGAALMLAYFGAGPYSIDALRDEKKEA; encoded by the coding sequence ATGAAATATATCCCTTTGATTGGCAGGTTTCTTTTCAGCATCATCTTTATGTATTCTTCCATTGCTAAGTTTTCAGATACGTTTGTGTATGAGGCAGCCGCTAAAGGAATTCCGCTGTCGTATATACTGATTCCATTGGTTGGCGTACTGGAAATGGCGGCAGGACTTAGTATTTTATTTGGTTTTATGGCCAAATGGGGTGCCTGGCTGATTATTATTTTTCTGGTTCCGGTTACTTTTATCATGCACGATTTCTGGACTGTCAGTGACCCTATGCTACACCAGCTGGTTCTGATGACATTTATGAAAAACATGTCGATTATTGGAGCGGCACTTATGTTAGCCTATTTTGGTGCCGGGCCTTATAGTATTGATGCATTGCGGGATGAGAAAAAAGAGGCTTAA
- a CDS encoding low molecular weight protein tyrosine phosphatase family protein produces the protein MKPTFRCGTRKAIDELSEELNIPHNSSMQDWSYTEGNPDDIEKYISHYYLTTDDDKKFVLMEIIIQATEDQNTEELFIKYCETIKPILEANFKLHEFTIHYWACFDNENIDDCWKIATLMRQLWTDKSKLKLLFVCTVNRMRSATAHKIYEDDKRFEVKSAGTDKSANTVISDEILSWADSIIVMEKHHRNFIRQKFPEIYKNKKIVCLYIPDDYDYMQAELIDILKNKVEDVYRRRLI, from the coding sequence ATGAAACCAACCTTTAGATGTGGGACAAGAAAAGCGATTGATGAGTTATCAGAAGAACTAAATATTCCGCATAATTCTTCTATGCAGGACTGGTCTTATACAGAAGGAAATCCTGATGACATTGAAAAGTACATTTCACATTACTACCTGACAACAGATGACGACAAGAAATTTGTTTTAATGGAAATTATAATTCAGGCAACAGAAGACCAAAATACTGAGGAACTTTTTATAAAGTATTGCGAAACAATTAAACCAATTTTAGAAGCCAACTTCAAGCTTCACGAATTTACTATTCATTACTGGGCTTGCTTTGACAACGAAAATATTGATGACTGTTGGAAAATCGCAACTCTAATGCGACAATTATGGACAGACAAATCCAAACTAAAATTACTTTTCGTTTGCACGGTAAACAGAATGAGAAGTGCAACTGCACACAAAATATATGAAGACGATAAACGTTTTGAAGTAAAATCAGCAGGCACAGATAAATCAGCAAATACTGTAATTTCCGATGAAATATTAAGTTGGGCAGACAGTATTATTGTTATGGAAAAACATCATAGAAATTTCATAAGACAAAAGTTTCCCGAAATTTATAAAAATAAAAAAATTGTATGTTTATACATTCCGGACGACTATGATTATATGCAGGCAGAACTAATTGACATACTAAAGAATAAAGTGGAAGATGTTTACAGACGAAGACTTATTTGA
- a CDS encoding tetratricopeptide repeat protein, whose translation MAQPSSQNTLIQKGWDALVKDHDDEAFRYFFLSYEKAKKDRNETDMAESLLYLGICSFGSSYEKGLDYAFQSLNIYNRLEKTNPDVGQIGRSKCLQLISTIYSRQKKYAQAKPISREVISILESREDKSGTLGLAYSSLGSLYEQQQLKDSAYYFYKLALKDFEKSGNQAYLPNAYINIGESEMGRHNDQNGLDYFQKALEIANTTENKQAQASALLAIGRWHLNHKHKTEALFYFQKAHVISEALSDKLFEIMTVEALIELNEKEKNYFEMSRLQKRLIFLKDQLHSLEREKIVKSLEMQFEVAEKNRKLALVSKEKEVARLTNYLLAICIIVLLTALVTGYLYLKSRNKRDRNLLKTKEALLEAKEKQRELEEIRFQNDLDHKESQLSAITLQMLQKNELLSDIKSAIEQQPQSEQQLIKMVNRHFEQNNNWDDFNLYFESINKNFYTRLKQLYPEISANDLKICALIKLNLSIKEMASILNISPDSVKTARYRLRKKLQLAADENLTNFILSV comes from the coding sequence ATGGCGCAGCCTTCGTCACAAAATACATTAATCCAGAAAGGTTGGGATGCGCTTGTAAAAGACCATGACGACGAAGCTTTCCGGTATTTTTTCCTATCCTATGAAAAAGCAAAAAAAGACAGGAATGAAACAGATATGGCAGAATCACTGCTCTATCTCGGCATCTGCTCTTTTGGTTCCAGCTATGAAAAAGGACTTGACTACGCTTTCCAGTCGCTCAATATTTACAACCGGTTGGAAAAAACCAATCCCGATGTGGGACAAATTGGCCGCAGCAAATGCCTGCAGCTTATCAGTACCATTTATTCACGACAGAAAAAATATGCACAGGCCAAACCCATCAGCCGCGAAGTAATCAGCATTCTCGAAAGCCGTGAAGACAAAAGCGGTACTCTGGGTCTTGCCTATTCCAGTCTGGGTTCTTTATACGAACAGCAACAGCTCAAAGATTCAGCCTATTATTTTTACAAGCTGGCCTTAAAAGACTTTGAAAAATCAGGCAATCAGGCCTATCTGCCCAATGCCTATATCAACATAGGCGAAAGCGAAATGGGACGCCACAACGACCAAAATGGTCTGGACTACTTTCAAAAAGCACTGGAGATAGCCAATACCACAGAAAATAAACAGGCTCAGGCTTCAGCACTTCTGGCCATTGGCAGATGGCACCTCAATCACAAACACAAAACAGAAGCTTTGTTTTATTTCCAAAAGGCACATGTGATATCGGAGGCACTTTCCGACAAGCTTTTTGAAATCATGACCGTCGAAGCACTCATCGAGCTAAACGAAAAGGAAAAGAATTACTTCGAAATGTCCAGGCTTCAAAAACGCCTTATTTTCCTGAAAGACCAACTCCATTCCTTAGAAAGGGAAAAAATAGTCAAGAGCCTTGAAATGCAATTTGAAGTGGCTGAAAAAAACAGAAAACTTGCCCTGGTTTCAAAGGAAAAAGAAGTGGCAAGACTTACCAATTATCTGTTGGCCATTTGCATTATTGTACTCCTGACAGCTTTAGTAACAGGATATTTATACCTTAAAAGCAGAAACAAGCGCGACAGGAATCTGCTCAAAACCAAAGAAGCTCTTCTGGAAGCCAAAGAAAAACAGCGCGAACTGGAAGAGATACGTTTCCAGAACGACCTGGACCATAAAGAAAGCCAATTGAGCGCCATCACCCTACAGATGCTGCAAAAGAACGAATTGTTAAGCGATATCAAATCGGCTATAGAACAGCAGCCTCAATCCGAACAGCAACTCATCAAGATGGTCAACCGCCATTTTGAGCAAAACAACAATTGGGATGATTTCAACCTCTATTTTGAAAGCATCAATAAAAACTTCTACACACGCCTCAAACAACTGTATCCGGAAATCAGCGCCAACGATTTAAAAATATGTGCGCTTATCAAGCTGAATCTTTCCATCAAGGAAATGGCTTCCATACTAAATATTTCTCCGGACAGTGTCAAAACTGCCCGTTACCGACTGCGTAAAAAATTACAGCTTGCGGCAGACGAAAACCTTACCAACTTTATACTTTCGGTCTAA
- a CDS encoding DUF5777 family beta-barrel protein, with product MRNIILPLACLLLLGGSACAQEDLLSQLDSTQVQDTYATAAFKGLQVITLQSTKMPAKKEFYFVVSHRFGTVKGGISEFFGFDDATTKIGGIYGLTDWLAVSGSRHTLSKVYETSVKYRLARQSDLFPFEIVGYNTLDINSLLKKDDYPKIEFSDRLTYITQLIVSRKISERLSLELVPSYIHKNLYNPEIENDNQFALGYGGRMKISKRLSVNLEYAYNFNKPDFYKNPLSVGLDVETGGHIFQLLFTNSQSMTESGYLTSATGDWGKGDFFFGFNLYRVF from the coding sequence ATGAGAAATATAATCTTACCGTTGGCCTGTTTGTTATTGCTTGGCGGTTCTGCCTGTGCCCAGGAAGACCTGCTGTCGCAACTGGATTCAACCCAGGTACAGGATACTTATGCCACAGCCGCATTTAAAGGATTGCAGGTCATTACGTTGCAATCGACCAAAATGCCCGCTAAGAAAGAATTTTATTTTGTCGTATCACACCGGTTTGGAACCGTAAAAGGTGGTATTTCCGAGTTTTTCGGGTTTGATGATGCCACAACCAAAATTGGCGGTATTTACGGGCTGACGGACTGGCTTGCCGTTAGCGGTTCAAGACATACGCTTTCAAAAGTATATGAAACATCCGTAAAATATAGATTGGCCAGACAAAGTGACCTGTTTCCGTTTGAAATTGTGGGTTACAATACACTGGATATCAACAGCCTGCTAAAAAAGGACGATTACCCCAAAATTGAATTTTCAGACAGGCTGACTTATATCACCCAGCTGATTGTTTCCCGAAAAATATCGGAAAGGCTCTCTCTGGAACTCGTACCATCATACATACACAAAAACCTGTACAATCCTGAAATAGAAAACGATAACCAATTTGCATTGGGTTATGGCGGCAGGATGAAAATTAGTAAAAGGCTCTCTGTTAATCTGGAATATGCTTATAATTTTAACAAGCCTGATTTTTACAAAAACCCGCTTTCTGTTGGACTTGATGTAGAAACCGGAGGTCATATCTTCCAATTACTTTTTACCAATTCCCAATCGATGACAGAAAGCGGTTATTTAACGAGTGCTACCGGAGATTGGGGCAAAGGTGATTTTTTCTTCGGATTTAATCTATACCGTGTTTTTTAA
- a CDS encoding sensor histidine kinase, producing the protein MKLKNKISIFSAVIRLLLLIIMWFTLSFVIKKVAYKKIENSMVEKRDKFVKNLNTSEINAFIERNDSTELYISFSNLHSEFLQLYRSNNAVRSKDYFVDETRIVENESNEYRVLYHHFTYKNTNYVLEIGERLSEVNELLDKFHLVILLLLTATLIVSHFAQSIFIDYLLKPFQKIIDTKINLINEPELFDLSKVHTTTSDFIVLDDGLNQMMDRIQEQFKKEKQFIANVSHELLTPVSVLQNRLENLLNNESINDEGVDKIVVSLRNLDTLKRIINNLLLISRIENHQYSNFEPIDFQSLISELLADLEDRIEMKQLRVSNTVKEHFVFEGNKTLMHILIYNIVFNAIKFTPNGGSVSVSDSFEEGLYSISISDTGKGMTETQLSQIFNRFMKINLEDEGQGLGLSIVSSIANLHKIAIKVSSELNVGTTFSLIFQEVKK; encoded by the coding sequence ATGAAGCTCAAAAATAAAATCTCGATATTCAGTGCCGTAATCCGCCTGTTGCTATTAATCATCATGTGGTTTACGCTGTCTTTTGTAATTAAAAAGGTGGCCTATAAGAAGATTGAAAATTCGATGGTTGAAAAACGGGATAAGTTTGTCAAAAATCTCAATACTTCCGAAATCAATGCTTTTATAGAACGGAATGACAGTACGGAGCTTTATATTAGTTTCTCCAATCTTCACAGCGAATTTCTCCAGTTATACCGTTCCAACAACGCGGTGCGCTCAAAAGATTATTTTGTTGACGAAACCCGGATTGTAGAAAATGAATCGAATGAATACCGAGTACTTTACCATCATTTCACTTATAAAAACACCAACTATGTGCTTGAAATAGGAGAGCGGCTTAGCGAGGTAAACGAATTGTTGGATAAGTTTCATCTGGTTATTTTATTGTTGCTTACGGCAACGCTCATTGTGTCTCATTTTGCCCAATCCATATTTATTGATTATCTGCTAAAACCTTTCCAGAAAATAATTGACACAAAGATTAACCTTATTAATGAACCGGAATTGTTTGACCTTTCTAAAGTGCATACGACTACATCTGATTTTATTGTTCTGGATGATGGATTGAACCAGATGATGGACCGCATACAGGAACAATTTAAAAAGGAAAAGCAGTTTATTGCCAACGTTTCCCACGAATTGCTGACACCAGTGTCGGTTTTGCAGAACAGGCTGGAAAACCTGCTCAACAACGAATCTATCAATGATGAAGGTGTCGATAAGATTGTTGTTTCGCTCCGGAATCTGGACACGTTGAAACGTATTATTAACAATCTTTTGCTCATTTCAAGAATAGAAAATCACCAATATTCCAATTTTGAACCTATCGATTTCCAGAGTTTGATTTCTGAACTCTTGGCAGACCTTGAAGACCGTATTGAAATGAAGCAGCTTCGGGTGAGTAATACAGTAAAAGAACATTTTGTTTTTGAAGGGAATAAAACGCTGATGCACATATTGATTTATAATATTGTTTTCAATGCCATCAAGTTTACGCCCAATGGCGGTAGTGTTTCCGTTTCAGATTCTTTTGAAGAAGGACTTTACAGTATTTCCATTTCAGATACGGGTAAAGGAATGACCGAAACACAATTGTCACAGATTTTTAATCGGTTTATGAAAATAAATCTGGAAGATGAAGGGCAGGGGCTGGGGCTGTCAATCGTTTCAAGCATTGCCAATCTGCATAAAATAGCAATAAAGGTAAGCTCAGAACTGAATGTGGGAACAACTTTCAGTCTGATTTTTCAGGAAGTGAAAAAATAA